A single genomic interval of Schistocerca americana isolate TAMUIC-IGC-003095 chromosome 2, iqSchAmer2.1, whole genome shotgun sequence harbors:
- the LOC124594871 gene encoding kinesin-like protein KIF20B — protein sequence MMRKISAANDVDAVYLDRASYLESRLMGRPICRVNPKNILPLLEESEKESFPKVYLRIKPSGNCSDASKFTVTDEMTLTADVSSESVVNCSLKSVGNTVKHQYKFSKIFGPKSTQKQLFRETCLQPLKCFLRGENCLLFAYGATNAGKTYTIQGTTENPGIIPQSINMIFSALKGRLCTDCQYKPYRLENVIRLDEAKQQEELSVRDHLLGCTVPLNNVYPLESAVVSNLKTNVDFSSPSFQAMKSHLDEVILNLEDEKSVTFSLWVSFYEIHNEVIYDLLDISSGCDVKRKPLSLGYVNGLAYIKDIHQVYVSSPDEAYRIYLTGKNNLQKAATALNTDSSRSHCVFSIKMVRVLNSENPQPVKVSVFSCVDLAGTERVKKTLNVGNRLRESQNINTSLYVLGRCLSIIRDNQRSQRKMRVPFRDSKLTQVFQYALTGNQGIAMIVNITFDPVMYLETVNVLKFSALARQILVEPQNTSCFNSTSMLNSKASLMKCNDTLTASFVTQVNDCNHLPIIKKLQQQLERECESSRQLARQLESEKQRAREIDAHVREELTAEFSLLLQRTEDFWQKQVKSATEDEVDMGNFRIQQLRDFYEKKLKNAQDEVKLLHAQLKETKKSFKQEIDLLKSQLEVQNTDGGDLVDTLRKQLAALTKELHNKNVENQVLTEKIEEAKEDFIMLEENRKSLLQELGMDNSSLVERIGSHVSHHGDVDDSSDDVDDCDVKTEMTEEENDSLEQNSIDSIEACDVISQDDSDIVVIDD from the coding sequence GCATCATATCTGGAGTCAAGACTGATGGGAAGGCCCATATGCCGTGTGAATCCAAAGAACATACTTCCTCTTTTGGAGGAATCTGAGAAGGAAAGTTTTCCAAAAGTGTATCTGAGAATAAAACCAAGTGGAAACTGCAGTGATGCATCAAAATTCACTGTTACTGATGAAATGACATTAACAGCAGATGTTTCCTCTGAATCTGTTGTAAATTGTAGCCTTAAGTCAGTGGGTAATACTGTTAAACACcaatacaaattttcaaaaatttttggtcCTAAATCAACTCAAAAGCAGTTGTTCAGAGAAACATGTTTACAACCATTAAAATGTTTCTTAAGAGGAGAGAACTGTCTACTGTTTGCATATGGGGCAACTAATGCTGGAAAAACCTATACTATACAGGGGACAACTGAGAATCCTGGAATCATACCACAATCAATAAACATGATATTTAGTGCTCTTAAAGGAAGACTGTGTACTGACTGCCAGTATAAGCCATACAGACTGGAAAATGTGATTCGCCTGGATGAAGCAAAGCAACAAGAGGAACTCAGTGTTAGGGATCATTTGCTTGGATGTACAGTGCCACTGAATAATGTGTATCCCCTGGAGTCAGCTGTTGTTAGCAATTTAAAAACAAATGTAGACTTCAGTTCCCCATCATTTCAGGCTATGAAATCACATTTGGACGAGGTTATTCTGAACCTAGAAGATGAGAAGAGTGTAACATTCAGCTTGTGGGTATCCTTCTATGAGATACATAATGAAGTAATATATGACCTATTGGACATTTCAAGTGGCTGTGATGTAAAAAGGAAGCCACTTTCTTTAGGTTATGTGAATGGTTTGGCGTATATTAAAGACATTCACCAGGTTTATGTGTCATCACCAGATGAAGCTTACCGGATATATTTAACTGggaaaaataatttacagaaagctGCCACAGCATTAAATACAGATTCTAGCAGATCTCACTGTGTGTTTTCTATAAAAATGGTGCGTGTATTGAATTCAGAGAACCCTCAACCAGTGAAAGTAAGTGTTTTTTCTTGTGTCGATTTAGCAGGTACAGAAAGAGTGAAAAAAACTCTTAATGTAGGAAATCGGTTAAGAGAATCTCAAAATATAAACACGTCTCTGTACGTGTTAGGTAGATGTCTGTCGATTATTAGGGATAATCAGAGGTCACAACGAAAAATGAGGGTGCCATTTAGAGATTCAAAACTGACGCAGGTATTCCAGTACGCATTGACTGGAAATCAAGGCATTGCAATGATAGTAAACATTACTTTTGATCCAGTGATGTATCTTGAAACAGTTAATGTGTTAAAGTTTTCTGCACTTGCAAGGCAAATTTTAGTTGAACCACAAAATACTTCATGTTTCAATTCTACGAGTATGCTGAATAGTAAAGCTAGCCTGATGAAGTGCAATGACACACTTACTGCATCTTTTGTGACTCAGGTAAATGACTGCAACCATTTACCGATTATCAAGAAGTTGCAGCAGCAGCTAGAAAGGGAATGTGAAAGTAGCAGACAACTTGCAAGGCAGTTGGAGTCTGAAAAGCAGCGAGCCAGGGAGATTGATGCCCATGTGCGTGAAGAACTTACAGCAGAATTTTCTTTGTTACTGCAGAGAACTGAAGATTTCTGGCAGAAACAAGTGAAGTCTGCTACTGAGGATGAAGTAGACATGGGGAACTTTCGCATACAACAGTTAAgagatttttatgaaaagaaatTGAAGAATGCACAAGATGAAGTGAAACTCTTGCATGCGCaactgaaagaaacaaaaaaatcattCAAACAAGAAATAGACCTATTAAAATCACAACTTGAAGTGCAGAACACAGATGGAGGAGATTTGGTTGATACTTTAAGGAAGCAGTTGGCAGCACTAACAAAGGAACTTCATAATAAAAATGTGGAAAATCAAGTGCTAACTGAAAAGATTGAAGAGGCAAAAGAGGATTTCATTATGTTGGAAGAAAACAGAAAATCTCTTCTGCAAGAGCTGGGTATGGACAATAGCTCATTAGTTGAAAGAATTGGTTCACATGTTTCTCATCATGGTGATGTTGATGACAGTTCTGATGATGTAGATGATTGTGATGTAAAGACAGAAATGACTGAAGAGGAAAATGACAGTTTGGAACAAAACTCAATAGACTCAATAGAAGCATGTGATGTAATTAGTCAGGATGACAGTGATATTGTGGTAATTGATGACTAA